CGAGACGCTGTCCAGGATGACGGCGAACGATCCTGCGGCGAAGGCCGCCAAGGAGGCGATGGCCAAGGCCTCCGGCACCGATCTCGCCGGTTTCGACAGCCAGCTCTCGACCACTAAACTGTTCGACAAGGCAACCGACGCCGAAGCCTTCACACGCAGCAAGACTGTCGGGGCGACGATGGATCGGGTCCGCAAGTTCCTGTTCGAGAAGGACCTGCTCGGCAAGGGCGCGAAATCCGCCGACGCCGTCGGCATCGAACTCGCAGACAAGTCGGTGCTCGGCGACAAGTCCAACGTCAAGCTGCGCTTCGACCCGACCTTTATGGACGAAGCCGCCAAAGGGAAGCTTTGAGGGCAAACTCTGACGCCAAGCCTTGACGCGCCCAGCGCCATTCTCGAGCAGGAGCCGGACATGCGACTTGTGAACATACGGCCGGGACGGCAGACGCGATTCTATCTGCTCGCGCTGCCGTTCCTGTTGGTCGCAATCGCCTACTTCGCCGGCTCCAGCGCGCGGCTCGCGCAAAACCCGAACGACAAGCTGCTGCCGGCGCTGCCGAGCATGGTGCAGGCCGTCAAGCAGATGGCGTTCGAGGTCGATCCGCGCACCGGCAGCTACCTCATGCTGTCCGACACGGTCGCGAGCCTCGGGCGGCTGGGGGCGGCGCTCGCGATCTCGACGGTGGCGGCGCTCGTGCTCGGCATCGTGATCGGGCTGTTGCCGGGCGCCAACGCCTTGCTCGGGCCGTTCGTGTCGGTGACGTCGATGGTGCCGCCGCTGGCGCTGCTGCCGATCCTGTTCATCGTAATGGGGCTCGGGGAGAACTCCAAGATCGCGCTGATCGTGATCGGCACGCTGCCCTGCATGATCCGCGATCTCGCCATGAAGGTGCAGGAGCTGCCGCGCGAGCAGATCGTCAAGGCGCAGACGCTCGGCGCCTCGACCTGGCAGATCGCGCTGCGCGTCGCAATGCCGCAAACCCTGCCGCGGCTGATCGACGTGCTGCGGCTGCAGCTCGGACCGGCGTGGCTGTTCCTGATCGCGGCCGAGGCGATCGCCTCCGACTCCGGGCTCGGCTACCGGATCTTCCTGGTGCGGCGCTATCTCGCGATGGACGTGATCATCCCCTACGTCGCCTGGATCACGCTCTTAGCGTTCCTGATCGATGTCGGCTTGCGCGTCATGCAGCGCAGGCTGTTTCCCTGGTTTGCCTCGGTGAGGGCGGAATGAGCGCGATCCGGTTCGACGATGTCTGGAAGGAATACGGCGATCACATCGTGCTGGAGCGCATCACGATGGAGGTCGAGCCGCGCGCCTTCATTGCGCTGGTCGGCCCGTCCGGCTGCGGCAAGACCACGCTGCTTCGCATGCTGCTCGGCGAGGAGCAGCCGAGCCGCGGGCAGATCCTGGTCGACGGTAAGCCGCTGCCCGCCGAGCCGGATGCCGACCGCGGCGTGGTGTTCCAGCGCTACTCGGTGTTTCCGCATCTGACCGTGCTGCAGAACGTCATGCTCGGCCGCGAACTGCGCGACGCCAGATTCACGGCCCGGCTGTTCGGCGCCGCCCGGCGCGCAGCTACCGACGATGCCATGAAGCTGCTCGCCGAGGTCGGGCTCGCCGGCCAGGAGGGCAAATATCCATCCGCGCTGTCGGGCGGCATGCAGCAGCGCCTCGCGCTGGCGCAGGCGATCATGCGCGAGCCAAAAATCCTGCTGCTCGACGAGCCGTTCGGCGCGCTCGATCCGGGCATCCGCGCCGACATCCATCTGCTCATGAAGCGGCTGTGGAACGAGACCCATCTGACCGTGGTGATGGTCACGCATGACCTCAGCGAGGCCTTCGGGCTCGCAACGCGTGTGATCGCGCTGGAGCGGCAGCGCAACCGGCCCGAGGAACGCGAGCGCTACGGCGCCACGGTGTCGCGCGACCTCGAAATATTCCCACGCCGCAGCGCCGAGCTGCGGTCATCAGTTCAACCAGCTCCGATCGGGACGACCCGGTCAGGCAAGGAGCATCAGCCGGGACGGCCCGGCGCTCTCGTCTTGAAGGAGCAACCATGATCCTCACAGAGGAACAGAAGGCCGAGATCGCGGCGCATACCCGACGTTACAACGAGCTGAAGGCGGCAGGGCAAGAGCATGCGCCGCGCGCGCTGCCTCAGCCGACCTCGCGCGACGCCGCGCCGATCGCTGCCGATGCAATCATCCATCGCGAAGTGATTCCGGCCGGCTGGTACTGGACCACGCGGCTGAATCGCGGCGAGGCGCTGCGCATCGTCAATAGCTCGGGGACATCGACCGTCAGCCTGCTCGCCTGGAATGCCGCCGATCCGACCGAGCGGCTCAACCACGCCGACACCATCAAGGTGCAATGGGCGGCGCGCCTCCAGAAAGGGCGTGTGCTGCTGTCGGACATGGGGCGGGCGCTGCTCGGCATCACCGAGGACACCAGCGCCGCGCATGACGCCGTGGTCGGCGGCTCGAGCGCGGCGACCAACCTGGCGAAATACGGTGACGGCGACTTTCGCAATACGCGCGACAATTTCATCCTGGCTGCCGCCAAGCTCGGGCTCGATCGCCGCGACGTCCATCCCTGCGTCAGTTTCTTTGCACCGGTCGCCATCGATGAGGACGGCAGGTTTGTCTGGTCTGGTGCGCGCCGGCACAAGGGCGATTTCGTCGACTTGCGCGCGGAGATGGACCTGCTGATTGCGTTGTCGAACTGTCCGCATCCGCTCGATCCGGCGGAAAGCTATCCGCGGACAAGCGTGGAAGTGGTGCGCTATCGCGCAGCCAAGCTCTCGGCCGACGATTTGTGCCGCACCGCGACGGCCGAGGCGATCCGCGCCTATCAGAACAATGCGCTGTATTTCGGCGAGATGAGCGAAGGAGCCGTGCGATGACCACGCAACCGGCTCAAACCCGCGGCCGCATCGTTCTCGATGTCGAAATTCCTGCGCGCAAGCCATGGTCGGCGATCATCCGCAAAGGGCAGACGCTGCGGATCGCCGATACCCATGGCCAGCAGGCGGTCGACACGCTGTTCTATCGCGCCGACGACTACCAGGAGCGCTACAGCGGGCAGGATACATTGCGCGCGCAAGGCTCGGCCTATGTCGGGCTCGGCACCAGGATCATGTCCAATGAGGGCCGCGTGATGCTGCGTGTGACGGCCGACAGCTGCGGCCTGCACGATACCTCGGCCGGCGCCTGCTCTTGCGAGAGCAACACCGTGCGGTTTGGACATCAGACCCGCTACCAGCACGCCTGCCGCGAGAACTTTGTGATCGAGGCCGCGAAATACGGCATGTCGAAGCGCGACATCGTGCCGAATTTGAACTTCTTCATGAACGTGCCGATCGATGCCGCCGGCAATTTCACCGTGGTCGACGGCGTCTCCAAGCCCGGCGACGCCATCGAGCTGGTTGCCGAGATGGACGTGCTGTGCCTGATCTCGAACTGCCCGCAGATCAACAATCCCTGCAACGGTTTCTTCCCGACGCCGGTTCAGGTCACGATCTTCGACGTCGCGATCTTCGAGCCGGAGGCGTGAGGCATGTTCAGCAAGGTCCTGATTGCCAACCGCGGCGAGATCGCCGGGCGGATCGGCAGAACATTGCGTCGCATGGGCATCTCTTCGGTCGCGGTCTATTCCGACGCCGACCGCTTCACGCGGCCGGTGCTCGACGCCGACGAGGCGGTGCGCATCGGCCCGGCGCCCGCCGCCGAGAGCTATCTCAACGTCGATGCGATCATGGCGGCGTGCCTTGCGACCGGCGCGCAGGCGGTGCATCCCGGCTACGGCTTCCTGTCGGAGACCCGCCGCTTTGCCGAGCGGCTCGCCGAACACGGCATCAGATTCATTGGGCCGCGGCCGGAGCATCTCGACGCCTTCGGCCTCAAGCACCGCGCACGCGAGATCGCCGAGCGTAGCGGCGTGCCGCTGCTGCCCGGCTCCGGCCTGCTGGAGACCATCGACGAGGCGGTGCGCGAGGCCGAGAGGATCGGCTTTCCGGTGATGCTGAAGAGCACGGCGGGCGGCGGCGGCATCGGCATGCAGCTCTGCCACGACATGGCGACGCTGCGCGAGCGGTTCGAATCCGTGCAGCGGACGGCACGGGCAAGCTTCGGCGACGCCCGGGTGTATCTCGAGCGGTTCGTCGCGCGCGCGCGCCACATCGAGGTGCAGATCTTCGGCAACGGCAAGGGCGAGGTGATCGCGCTCGGCGAGCGCGACTGCTCGCTGCAGCGGCGCAACCAGAAGGTCTTTGAGGAGACGCCGGCGCCTGGGCTCTCCGCCGGCATCAGGTCGCGGCTGCACGCGGCCGCGGTGTCGCTCGGCAAGGCGGTGGCTTACGAATCCGCCGGCACGGTGGAGTTCATCTACGACGTCGAGCGCGAGGACTTTTACTTTCTTGAGGTGAACACCCGTCTCCAGGTCGAGCATCCCGTCACCGAACAAGTCACCGGCGTTGACCTCGTCGAATGGATGATCCGGCAGGCGGCCGGCGAGGACGTGCTTGGCCACGCGGGCGCGATCGCACCAAAGGGCGCGGCGATCGAGGTGCGGCTTTATGCCGAGAACCCGGGCGCCGGCTTTCGCCCGAGCGCGGGCCGGCTGACGCAGGTCAGCTTTTCGGGCGATGCGCGGATCGACGGCTGGATCGAGACCGGCACCGAGGTGTCGCCGTTCTACGATCCGATGCTGGCCAAGATCATCGTGTCAGCCGAGACGCGCGAGGCCGCAATCGCAAAGCTGACGCAGGCGTTGGATGACACGGTCGTCGCCGGCATCGAAGCCAATCTCGACTATCTGCGTGCGATCGCTGTGTCCGACGTGTTCCGCAGCGGGCAGGTCGCGACCAGCGTGCTCGGCGCGTTCGCCTATCGTCCCCGCACCATCGACGTCGTCGCACCCGGCGCGCAAAGCGGGGTGCAGGAACTGCCCGGCCGCTTGCATCTCTGGCATGTCGGCGTGCCGCCGAGCGGGCCGATGGACGAGCGGTCGTTCCGCCTCGCCAACCGCGTGGTGGGAAATCCGGAAGTGACGACTGCGCTGGAGCTGACCGTCAACGGACCGACCTTGCGCTTCAACACCGATGCGATCGTCGCGTTCTCGGGCGCGCGCATGAAGGCATCGCTCGACGGCGCTGAAGTCGCTTATGACGAGCCGGTCAAGATACGCGCAGGCCAGACGCTCGTGATCGGCAGCATCAAGGGCCCAGGCCAGCGCACGTATCTCGCCGTGCGTGGCGGCATCGACGTGCCCGAGATTCTCGGCTCGCGGGCGGTGTTCGCGCTCGGTGCGTTCGGTGGCCATGCGACGGGATCGCTGAAGGCCGGCGACGTGTTGCATATCGGCGCGAAGACGCAAGGCCTTGCGGCGCCGCGGCGTGCTACGGAGGACGAGCGGCCACAGCTCACATCGGCGTGGCAGATCGGCGTCGTCTATGGCCCGCACGGCGCGCCGGATTTCTTCCTCGACGACGACATCGAGGCGCTGTTCGCGTCGAGCTACGAGGTGCACTTCAACAGCGCCCGCACCGGCGTGCGGCTGATCGGGCCGAAGCCGCGCTGGGCCCGTGCCGATGGCGGCGAGGCCGGGCTGCATCCGTCGAACATCCACGACAACGCCTATGCGGTCGGCTCGATCGACTTCACCGGCGACATGCCGATCATCCTCGGCCCCGACGGACCGAGCCTCGGCGGCTTCGTCTGCCCGGCGGTCGTCGCGCGCGACGAGCTCTGGAAGGTCGGCCAGCTCCGGCCCGGCGACACCGTCCGCTTCGTGCCGGTGAAGCGCGACGATCCGGTGGCCGGCCCCACGGTGCTGCGCGCGCCCGAGCTTGGCGCGGCCATCGTCGGCCGCAACGACGACGGCCCTATCCCGGTGGTTTACCGCCGCGCCGGCGACGACAATCTCCTGGTCGAGTACGGCCCGATGGAGCTCGACATCGCGCTGCGGCTGCGCGTGCACGTGCTGGCGCAGGCACTCGAGGACGCCAAGCTCGGCGGCCTGATCGACCTCACGCCCGGCATCCGCTCGCTGCAGATTCATTATGACGGCACGGCGCTTTCGCGAACGAGGCTGCTCGATGTGCTCAGGCGGATCGAGCGCGAACTGCCTGACGTCGATGCGATGCGGGTGCCGAGCCGCACCGTGCATCTGCCGCTGTCGTGGCGCGATCCGCAGGCGGAGCTCGCAATGCGCAAGTATCAGGAGCTGGTGCGCGCGGATGCGCCATGGTGTCCGTCGAATGTCGAGTTCATTCGGCGCATCAACGGGCTCGGCAGCGAGGAGGACGTCCGCCGCATCGTGTTCGATGCGGATTACTTCGTGCTCGGCCTCGGCGACGTCTATCTCGGCGCGCCGGTCGCGACCCCGCTCGATCCGCGGCATCGCCTCGTGACCACCAAATACAACCCGGCGCGGACCTGGACGCCGGAGAACGCGGTCGGCATCGGCGGCGCCTATATGTGCATCTACGGCATGGAAGGGCCGGGCGGCTACCAGCTGTTCGGCCGCACCATCCAGGTCTGGAACACCTGGCGCACCACGCGGGTGTTCGAGCCCGGCCATCCCTGGCTGCTGCGGTTCTTCGACAAGATCCGCTTCTTCCCTGTTGACGCCGACGAACTGCTGGATGCCCGCGCCGCATTCCCGCACGGCCAATACGACATCAGGATCGAAGAGGGCGAATTCTCCTACGCCGACTACGCGAAGTCGCTGGCCGTTGCTCGGCCGTCGATTGCGGCGTTCAAGGCGACCCAGCAGGCCGCGTTCGATGCCGAGCGCCAGCGCTGGCGCGCGATGAAGCTCGACGAGACGCCGGCGGAATCGATCGATGCAGGCGTTGCTGCGACGGGCATTCCCGATGGACAGGTCGGCGCGTTCTCGGAAGTGCCGGGCAACATCTGGAAGATCCTGGTCGAGGAAGGCGCCAACGTTGCGGCCGGCGATGTGCTTGCGATCATCGAGTCGATGAAGATGGAAATCAGCGTGCACGCGCCGAGCGCGGGCAAGATTGCGTCGGTGCCGGTGAAGCCGGGGCAGACGCTGCGTGCGGGCGATGTCGTGGCGTTGATCCGGCCGGAGTAGATTCGGCCGCGTCACGAGTTTTCCGCGGCGATCTCTGCTCCCGTCATTGCGCTACGGGGGACGATCGGACGGAAGCCGACAGCGCCACGCCTCGCTGGCAAGGAGGCGGCGCTGTCGCTCGGCGGCGGCAGGCCATCCGGAGCGTATCACGCTGAGGACCGCAGCGTCGGCGGATGGTCCTTGATCGCAGGCGAAATAGGCGCGAAGCCGCCCTTCGCAGCGGAAGCCGAGGCCGGTGTAGAGCTCGAGCGTACGCCGCAGCCGCCAATCCAGATGCACCTCGGCGCGCTCGACGGCGAGCACCTCGAACGCATACCGCGTCATGAGATGCGCGACGTGGCTCATGAGCAGCGCCTCGTCCAATCGCCCGCTGCTCCAGATCGGCGCAAGCGTCGCCCGCTTCTCGTCCGGCTCGAGCGCCGCGACAGCGGTCAGGCCAATGATCTCGCCTGACCCGGCGTCCTCGATCGCGAACGCGGCCGTGTCGTTCGCGCAGCTCAGCGTGGCTGCCACGCGCGCGGCCACCGCCTGGCCGGAGCCGCAGCGATCGAGCGGCCGAAGCGTGCCGGAGTCCCCGAGCGGCTTCACCCGCGAGATCGCGGAGCCGCGGATCCTGGTCAGCAGGATGCGGTCGGTGGCCAGGGCGGCATGGCTGTCTGCGAATTGCATGCCCTATTGACGCATCGAACCAACATGCCGTCAAATGACTGGAATGGCAGTTCATATGCGGATTGGTCATGTCCCTGAATCCGAGACACGTCGACCTGTTTCGCGAGGTCGTGCGTCACAACGGAATCACCAAGGCGGCGCTGAGCCTGCGGATCGGGCAGCCCTTCGTCAGTCGCGCCATCGCGCGGCTGGAGCGCGAGATCGGCTTCGCGCTGTTCGAACGCGGGCGCGGCGGCGTCACCTTGACGCCGGAAGGCGAGATATTCCTGCATGAGGTGAAGCGCAACCAGGCCGGGCTGGAGTATCTGGCGCGTGCGGCGCGCGGCATTCGCGCGCGGGGCAGCGGAACGCTGAGGATCGCCTGCCTTCCGGCATTCACCTACTCGTTGATGCCGCGGATCGTCAGCGCCTTCTCCAGGAAGAACCCCGGCATCATGCTGTCGGTCGCCGTGCATAGCCCTGAACGGGTCTGGAGCCTGGTTGCTGCGGGCCAGTGCGATGTCGGGCTGGCGCGACCCCAATCGGGTTTTGCGGCGGTCGACGACGAATTGCTGATGACGACCGACGCCATCTGCGTGCTGCCGCGTCAGCACCGGCTGAAGTCCAAGCGATTGATCAGGCCAAAAGACCTGCACGGCGAGGCGATGATTGCGCCGGCGCCGGGCGCGCCGCATCGTACGCGCCTCGAACGCGCTTTCGAGGACGCCGGGGCCGAGGTCAGAACGGTGGCGGAGATTCAGTACAGCATGCAGCGTTGCGCCCTGGTTGCGCAGGGGCTGGGCTTCTCGATCGTCGATCCCGTCGTGGCGCGGGATTTTGCCAGCGCCCGGATCGTGCTCAAGCCGTTCACGCCGCGGTTGGAGCTCACCACCGTGCTGCTGTTTCCGTCGCAACGGCCGCGCAGCCGTCTTGCGCTCGAATTCTGCGACCTGGTTCGCGCCGAGACCGCGGAATACAGGAAGCCCGCCCGCGCGCCGGCCTGACCCGATGCGTACCGCCTCGCTCGGATGTGGTGTTGTCCCGCGACCAGCCGCCGTTGGTCACGCGCGGGGAACCCCGCCTCACACCTCGAGCCACTCCTCGCGGACGGCGGCGTTCGCCTTGAGCTGGTCGGGGGTGCCTTCGAACACGACGCGGCCGTGGCCCATGATGTAGACGCGGTTCGAGATCTTCATCGCGATCGAGAGCTTCTGTTCGACCAAGAGGATGGCGACGCCGGCTTTCGCGATCCGTGCGATCAGCTCGCCGACCTGCTGCACGATCAACGGCGCGAGGCCCTCGGTCGGCTCGTCGATCATCATCAATTCGGGATCGCCGAGCAGGGTGCGGCAAGTGGTCAGCATCTGCTTCTCGCCGCCCGACAGCACGCCGGCCGGCGTGTCGGCGCGGCGGGCGAGATTGGGGAACATGTCGAGCATCTCCTGCAGCCGCCATTTGCCGGGGCGCCGCGGGTCCTTGATGCCGAGGATCAGGTTCTGGCGCACCGTCAGGCTCGGGAAGATGTCGCGATGCTCCGGCACATAGCCGAGCCCGAGGCGGGCGATCTTGTGGCTCGGCAGGCCCACGATGTCCTTGCCCTTGAAGCGGATGGTGCCCTGCGGCGGCACCTCGCCCATGATCGCCTTGACGGTCGTCGAGCGGCCGACGCCGTTGCGCCCGAGCAGGCTCACGACCTCGCCGGCGGCGATGTCGAGATTGACACCCTGCAGGATGTGGCTCTTGCCGTAATAGGCGTGGAGATTCCTGACCTCGAGCATCAGTCGACCTCCTCGCCGAGATAGGCTTCCTTGACCTTCGGATTGCCGCGGATTTCCTCAGGAGTTCCGGAAGCGATGATGTGGCCGTAGACCAAGACCGAGATGCGGTCGGCGAGGCCGAACACCACGCTCATGTCGTGCTCGACGATGACGAGCGTGCGGCCTTCGGTGAGGCGGCGGATCAACGCGACGGCGCGCTCGGTCTCGGCGTGGCTCATGCCCGCGGTCGGCTCGTCCAGCATGATGACGTTGGCGCCGCCCGCGATCGTGATGCCGATCTCGAGCTCGCGCTGCTCGGCATAGGTGAGCAGGCCCGCCGGCACGTCGCGGCGATGACTGAGGTGGATGTCGTCGAGAATCTGCGCGGTGCGCTGCTTCACCTCGGGCAGGGCGTCGACGTTCTTCCAGAACGCGTAGCGGTGCCCGGTCGCCCACAGCACGGCGCAGCGGACGTTCTCCCACACCGTCATGCGGGCGAACACGTTGGTGACCTGGAACGAGCGCGACAGCCCGCGCCGATTGATCTCGAACGGCCGCAAGCCGGAGGTGACCTCGCCGTTCAGGCGGATCTCGCCCGAGGTCGGCTTGATGTGGCCAGAGATCAGGTTGAACGTCGTCGACTTGCCGGCGCCGTTCGGGCCGATGATGGCGTGACGCTCGCCCTTGGCAACGCTCAGGTTCAGGTCGCGGATGATCTGGACATTGCCGAAGCTTTTCTCGACGGCGTTGACTTGGATGGCAGCGGTCATGCCAGATACCCCCGATCACGGGCCACTGTCGCGGCGCGATCCCAGGCTTCGGCGACTCGCCGCCAGGTGATGCGCGCGACCAGGAAGCCGCCGACGAGCAGAACCGCAGCAGTCACCCAGGTCGTCGGCTCGGTCGCGACGAAGGGGACGCCGAGCAGATTGATCGGATCGCCGCCGGAGAAACGTGCGACGGTCTCGATGGTCAGGATGATGCCGAGCGCGAACGCCAGCGTCGGGATCGCGGCGACCAGGTAGGACGGGATCACGGTGCCGAGCGTGCCGGCGCGGAGCAGCGGGCGGTGCTTCATCAGGATGCCGGCGATGCCACCGGGTGCGAACATCACGATGCCGATGAAGATGACGCCGAAATAGAGCTGCCAGACCGAGGTGACGTTGGTCAGCCCGAGCTGCAGATAGGTGACGAGGATGGCGCCGAGGATCGGGCCGAAGAAATAGGCGGTGCCGCCGATGAACGCGGAAAACAGCACCCACGCCGATTGCACCGCGCCGAGATAGGCCGCGTTGGCGATCTCGAAATTGATCGCGGTCAGCCCGCCGGCGACGCCTGCGAAGAAGCCGGCGAACATGTAGGCGAGATAACGCACCACATGCGGATCGTAGCCGATGAACTCGACGCGCTCCGGATTGTCGCGCACCGCGTTGCAGATGCGCCCGAGCGGCGTCCTCGTCAGCGCGTACATCGCGATCGCCGAGACCAGCACCCAGAACGCGATCAAATAGTAGACCTGGATCTGCGGCCCGAAGGTCCAGCCGAACAGCGGCGTCAGCGAGGTGCGGTCGGTGGTGATGCCGGATTCGCCGCCGAACACGCTGCGCAGGATCAGCGACGACGAGGCGACCAGCTCGCCGATGCCGAGCGAGATCATCGCAAACACCGTGCCGGCGCGCTTGGTCATGACCCAGCCGACCAGCAATGCGAAGGCCATGCCACCGATGCCGCCGACCAGCGGGATCACCGGCAGCGGGATCGGCCAGTTGTGGCTCGCGACCGCATTCATGACATGCACGGCGAGGAAGCCGCCGAGGCCGTATTGCACGGCGTGTCCGAACGAGAGCAGCCCGGTTTGACCGAGCAGGATGTTGTAGGACAGCGCGAAGATAATCGCGATGCCGATCAGGCTGAACGAGGTCAGCGAGCCGCCCGAGGAGAAGATCATCGGCAGCACGATGAGCCCGATGGCTGCGAGCAGCCAGACGCCATAGAAGCCGAGCGCGCCGCCGGGCTCCTGCTTGGCAGCGGCGATCGAGGGCGTGGGAGCGTTGGTCATGACTCGCGCGTCCCCAACAGGCCCATGGGGCGGAAGATCAGGACCAGCACCAGCAGCAGATAGGGCAGGATCGGCGCGATCTGCGCGATCGTGACGTTCCAGATGTCGGTCAGCGGCGAGGGACCGAGGCTCGGATCGAGCGGGCCGAACAGGCTGGCGAGCGAGCCGTTGAGCGCGACCGCAAAGGTCTGGATCAGCCCGATCAGGAGCGAAGCGATGAAGGCGCCGGGCAGCGAGCCGAGGCCGCCGAACACGATGACGACGAACAGGATCGGGCCGAGCAGCGCGGCCATGTCGGATTGCGTCACCAGCGAGGGACCGGCGATGACGCCGGCGAGACCCGCCAGCGCGCTGCCGACGCCGAACACCAGCATGAACACGCGGCCGACATTGTGGCCGAGATGGCCGACCATGCTCGGATGG
This Bradyrhizobium sp. CCBAU 53421 DNA region includes the following protein-coding sequences:
- a CDS encoding branched-chain amino acid ABC transporter permease is translated as MTNAPTPSIAAAKQEPGGALGFYGVWLLAAIGLIVLPMIFSSGGSLTSFSLIGIAIIFALSYNILLGQTGLLSFGHAVQYGLGGFLAVHVMNAVASHNWPIPLPVIPLVGGIGGMAFALLVGWVMTKRAGTVFAMISLGIGELVASSSLILRSVFGGESGITTDRTSLTPLFGWTFGPQIQVYYLIAFWVLVSAIAMYALTRTPLGRICNAVRDNPERVEFIGYDPHVVRYLAYMFAGFFAGVAGGLTAINFEIANAAYLGAVQSAWVLFSAFIGGTAYFFGPILGAILVTYLQLGLTNVTSVWQLYFGVIFIGIVMFAPGGIAGILMKHRPLLRAGTLGTVIPSYLVAAIPTLAFALGIILTIETVARFSGGDPINLLGVPFVATEPTTWVTAAVLLVGGFLVARITWRRVAEAWDRAATVARDRGYLA